The region CACATTCATTCTCCATTTTAATTCATAAAGTGTTTAAAGTATGCAAAGTTGTCTGGAAATCTTTCAAATCTGTAACTACTGGGCAACATGAACAACATACAAATACAATACCCTGAAGTAAAagcatgcaggacttttacttgtaaaaagtatttttacactgcagcATTACTACTTTTACCAAAGTACAAGATTGCAATACTTGTAAAAAGTACTTCTACGCTGtactaaattgaaaaaaaaaaatgcagtacttttactttgaaaaaagttttttacttGTTCTAAAGTacagaaagaaaacatgcatAACTTTTACTTGAAACtgagtatttttacactgtggtAGTACTgtttttacttcagttaaatatctgagtacttcttctgCCTCCGTATAAAAGCTACAGATGAAACTCTCAGGTGGTCAGGTTGTGAATCGAAGCCTCGGTGATGTTCGCCGGCAGCTCCGGCGCCGACGTCCGGTTGTGGATCCACTGCAGGTAGTTGGACACTCGGGTGTAGATGCCGTAGTTGCCAGGTCGGGCGCAGCCTTTCCCCCAGCTGACGATCCCCAGCAGGAAAACCGTGTTCTTGTACTCCGTCACCAGAGGGCCGCCGCTGTCGCCTTTACACGAGTCCTGCCGACCCTCAATGTATCCGGCGCAGAACATGTTCTCAGTGAGCACCACGCCGCTGTCCTTCACGCATTGCTGTGTTCGGATCCGTGGGACTTTCAGTCGCCGCAGGGTGCACGATGTGGGCCCGTTCTCGCCCCTCCTCCCCCAGCCGCTAACTGTGTGCAGGCTGACGGCCCAGAGGTCGCGCTCGGCCAGCGGGCGCGTCGGCAGACACACCGGGACTGCGTACTGCGTGTAGATGACAGGCGACGCCAGGTGGAGGAGGGCGATGTCGTTGTCGGCGGTTTGCTTCACATAGTTCTCATGCATCAACATCTCAGAAACCTGGATGAGCTGCTCCGTCCCCTCGCTCACCTCCCTGTTGTGCTCGCCTGAAGttaaagtacacaagtattctcagcttcatgaagtaaaagtacacactTATACATATAAGCTTAatggagtaaaagtactcggTGTACCTGCGATAACTTGCATGAACTGAACGTCCATGTCCTCCAGGCAGTGAGACGCTGTGAGGATCCACGTCGGTTTATAAATCACTCCTCCACAGAAACCTTTTCCTTTGTACACCAGCAGAACCTTCAGAACAACAACACGGAACCTTTTATTATATCATCAGCAGTGAAATATGTATCACATTCATCAGGATGGAGAAAAGACAAAGAACagacatacaaaacacagaggCTAATCAATTAAATCATGTCCATGCTCACGTGGTAATTTAATATTATACgttttttgaaatgtttctGTGGAATTGCTTGTTCTCTGAAGGAATACAGACCCGGTGTGATGAATGAAAAACCTTTACTACATGTAAGAGATGTCAGCGTACCTGCCAGGGGCATTCACCTTTGGGACACTCTGTCCCGCCGACAATCCGAATGCGAGGGTCAAGCTGCTCAGCTTTGGTTGCTCCCTGCAGGACGGGGACCATGCCGCACGCTATCGAATCtgaaaccacacaaaaacaaaaaaaaacccatgcaTGCTTTTAACGTTATATTTCTAATGAGCTGGCAGAATCTTTACTGTAAAACATAAAGTTGTGGTGATAGATATAGAACACTGCAAAGCCAATAATTTACACCGTACACAGCGCGCACGTTATCATACAGAGAATTCCACATTTTCCGAATTCCCTTACCACATTTTCAACTTTATGTCTATCTTTGATAAGACCGACAGCCTTGGCTCTAAGACTGCCTGGGTACAGCTTCAAACAATATATTCTGGAAGTGCCAATTGTTCAGCCAGTGAAATAATATTCAGAGGTCCACAGCTGAATgtgtaaaaactaatttaaacagaATAGTTTTTACAATGTATGCGAGTGATGTTCTACCAAATGTCGGACTGATTTCTACTGttattttggacaaactatacaaaGTTCATTAGTCGGGTCAGTATGACAGGAGTGTGGTTTATCTACTGTAAAAGAGGCCAACATGTTGATGTTGCAGTGAGTCTAAAGGTGAGTTTTTTGGGGGCCCAGTGGGAGGGAGTGAGTTTTCCTGCTCCTAATAATTCAGAGAGACTTAAAATCATGTTTCCATTGAAATTACCCCACATATGTTCAAATCTATGATATTTCAATACTTTTGAGTACCAGAAGAGTCCTCTTTCATGTCGACTGGCAAACAGGTTAACTATGTTGTCATATGCAATCTCATAACTATGGGtggctaatggaaaaatggatgGAAAATTCTCACTAATTTCACTCAGACTTGAGAAAATGTTGACTTTGaaagtcaaatatatatatatatatatatttttttttattttttttatttttcttaaatttgttTTGCAGTTACACCCTACCTCAGAAATGTTCAAATTAAAGGAACCTTTTTCAGTCATAATGTGTCTGCAAGCCATTCtgttcagaaacattttttgtgaGAATATCGTTTCACTGAGTGTTAAATTTTAACCAATTAtgtcaaaatgttgaaaaatgtcaaaaactttCATAacattacatatattattttacttatttgtaACAGAACTGAGCCTTTAATGGAAACTGAGTGAGAGAATTTCTCTTAAGTGAAAAACGATAAATCACGTGAAAGCATCAAGTTGTCCTCCCACCTTTTGCTTTGCAGCTCCGCTCGTCAACATCCAGGAAATAACCATCTGCACATGAACAGTTCAGTTTATGTCCTCCCTCGCCTTCGTCGCAGAAATGGTCACAGCCTCCGTTCTCCAGCAGGCAGGTGTCTGGTACAGCCATGTGCtctaaaaacaacatatttaaaataaatttaccacaaaacaacacaaaaagcatttttttattttaaattgtatttaatatCCAAAACTACTAAATGCATCCGTAAAAGAGGAACTTTGTGTGAATAAAATACAGTCTAAAGTTTATCATTGCAGTCCTCAAAATACCATGGATTTACTTAAGTTTTGTCATCATTTGAATTGAGAGCATTTTGGGACTAACTTAAGATCAGTTAGCTGACATGTACAGcagtgtgtcatctgcataaaagtgaaaacatatatttaaacaGTACAAAAAAGCAGCATTAGACAgagaacaacatttaaatttgagCCTTCTACttgcatttttacattgtagtattgctgcttttttttgtgtatttatttttattgttttcataacagaaaaatatatacaaattagagatagttggtggagctacacagaacaatacgttggttttttttgacagatttttttacatgagacaaacaaatcataaattataaaacataaatggcacagcaacagaatagcaCTAATTTAGTtattagacattaaatcaagaaacggttgccagattttaaaaaagatatccttTTTAGCAGATATGATGTACCTGATTTACtccaagtgtaatacatttcacagctctctcaaccacatttcaaatgtaggagccctttcagatttccaagACTGTGTAGTATTGCTGCTTTTACTGCATTCTGTATTTTAGGAATGTATTTTGCTCACCAAGCTCACAGTTGAGTCCGCTGAACTGCGGCAGGCAGAAGCAGGAGTAAGATGAACCCTGGGCCGAGCAGCTACCTCCATTCAGACAGGGGTTCGACTTGCAGCTGTCTGGGACTACGGGACAAGAACTCAACAGATTAAACAATCCAGGTGTTTGTGATCTGACAGAGGCTCATGCTGCAGTACGAGAGCAACTAATCTGAGACAAACACGGGATGCGAGGCAAAATTTTGATCTACTTTCAAAGGAGCAGTATGTCGAATTCAGTGGCAACAAACTGAACACCTTCCCGCTTAACCCACCCCTTTCCAAGTATGTTGAGAACTATGATGGCCTTCAGGTAACGTAAAAAAGCAAGTGTTTGGATTCTCCATGTTGACCGTTGACCAACTGTATGATAGTACGGCACTCTGACACCTCGACCAAGGCCTAATGCCCGATCTTTAAAAgtgaaaattttaaaataattagtgATAAAGGGCTCTTCCCTCGGCCCATGTTACTGTACACCCTCCCAACAAGTTTAATTAAAATTCTTTCTCAGTCAGGctaattcatgttttttgtttctttatccGACTTGGTTCTGGAAGTACGATCCTGATTCAGGGTTACAACCATCATTAGTCTCCCTAGCATGGCCCTCGGTCAGATCGAAAGACTTTATACCAGTATGAGATTGATAAAATAAGGAGTGGCTGCTTACGGTTGTATGTTTTCCAGAATTCATCCTGAGGAAACAGAAAAGCCACAAATTGTATTAATCATTCTCAAATTAAAGGAGAAGTCTggttaaaagtaaaatgacGAGTCTGACCGTAGCCTCCGTGTGTTCGAACACCTCCCGCGCCTCCTCATAGGAGCATTTCTCCTCCAGACACTCCCTCTTAAGATCTCCcatctgcagctcctccagccAGCCCGAGTTATACCTCCGAGTCCGGATCAGGACGCCATGGGCTCGATCTGGATCCAGAAAGACTTCAaacagagaaagggagagattaACAAAATGCTTTATTTGTTACAAACTAATGACATTCTGCTTCTGCTGTACTTTGTACTTTGTCCATGCTAATAGTAGCATGCAGAGCTTGGATTTTCATCCAAAAAATTTGCAAGGaaatttattaaaacatttgtaagcaggaaaaaatattagacaaacTAGCTTTCAGCAGATTTCTATCTGCGGACATATATGTTTGATGGATTAAATTCTTTGTTCCAACTGATGTCACGCCTCCTTGATTGCTGTCAAAAGCACAGGAGTTTTGTCCCGTGGGGAGGTATTTAGATTGGAGCAGGACAAGTGTCTTGCCTGAACCGTTGCCGAGCCAGAGGGTGAGCGTTCAAGACCTCTACGGACATCaaggtggaggagaagagacagaagaggaTGTTAGCAGGACACCAGCATGAAAAATAGAgagagtgaccgagcaagaggccgCCAGACATTCCCGGATTGACTTTAAGTCCTTCTGGAGCGAAGTGTGTAGACAGACTTCCCGCTGTTGGAATCGTGTTATTGGCTTCAACATATAACGTCAGCATATCAGCTACATAAGCATTTTCATCATATCCAGCCGCTTCAGATTTTAGAACTGGTACTGCAGCtgctctttctgttttttgttgttgtttggagtGGATGCTACACGTCAGCGGGTATAATTTGCACTGAACCCGGTGTGCAGAGTTGTCATGCAAAAAGTTTGCATGTGGATTTTCCGTACAATCGTTCCACTTTCTTGCATCTTACTGGTGAGAAACGTCTTTTTGTCGAGTCCAACTCAAGACCAAGTCGAGAGCAATCTAGA is a window of Centropristis striata isolate RG_2023a ecotype Rhode Island chromosome 24, C.striata_1.0, whole genome shotgun sequence DNA encoding:
- the LOC131962721 gene encoding coagulation factor VII-like produces the protein MWLSVFFTFVFSFSGCQLASVFLDPDRAHGVLIRTRRYNSGWLEELQMGDLKRECLEEKCSYEEAREVFEHTEATDEFWKTYNLPDSCKSNPCLNGGSCSAQGSSYSCFCLPQFSGLNCELEHMAVPDTCLLENGGCDHFCDEGEGGHKLNCSCADGYFLDVDERSCKAKDSIACGMVPVLQGATKAEQLDPRIRIVGGTECPKGECPWQVLLVYKGKGFCGGVIYKPTWILTASHCLEDMDVQFMQVIAGEHNREVSEGTEQLIQVSEMLMHENYVKQTADNDIALLHLASPVIYTQYAVPVCLPTRPLAERDLWAVSLHTVSGWGRRGENGPTSCTLRRLKVPRIRTQQCVKDSGVVLTENMFCAGYIEGRQDSCKGDSGGPLVTEYKNTVFLLGIVSWGKGCARPGNYGIYTRVSNYLQWIHNRTSAPELPANITEASIHNLTT